In the Neomonachus schauinslandi chromosome 13, ASM220157v2, whole genome shotgun sequence genome, one interval contains:
- the TEX48 gene encoding testis-expressed protein 48: MAAHQSLASKIFCLCCRDCEEPCAMDDSKVPSQTQEPQPSTCSLQKEEVASKNSTVDANEASRLPLGQPLIHPEKRASSTSNNEYEERNTHVCPRGFYKRNLNRYSQDHCPFQPCHIGRP; the protein is encoded by the exons ATGG CAGCCCACCAAAGCCTGGCCTCGAAGATCTTCTGTTTATGCTGCAGAGACTGTGAAGAGCCCTGTGCCATGGATGACTCCAAGGTCCCCAGTCAAACCCAAGAGCCTCAGCCATCGACCTGCA GCTTGCAGAAGGAGGAGGTGGCCAGCAAGAATTCCACTGTAGATGCTAACGAAGCCTCCCGCTTACCTTTGGGACAACCTCTGATCCACCCAGAAAAGAGAGCCTCCTCCACCAGCAACAATGAGTATGAAG aaCGGAACACACATGTGTGCCCAAGAGGCTTTTACAAGAGAAACCTAAACCGCTACTCTCAGGATCACTGTCCATTCCAGCCGTGCCACATTGGGAGACCCTGA